In Helicobacter mastomyrinus, the sequence GATAGCCTCCTAGTTTGAAAGCATCGATGATATTAAGAGATTCATACCAAGGTTTTATTGTCTGCTTTGCTTTTGTGTTTGTAGTAGGGATTCCTTGTGAATCTTGATTAGCTAGGGTAAGGGAGAGGGAGAGGGATTCGTGAGTTTGAGCGTGAGGGGAGATAACATCATTAAAAATAAGGAGATTCTTAGGATTATTTGTTTTTAGAGTATTTAATAATGGTGTAGTAGGCAATGGATAACCATAAAGGCTAAGTTTGTTTCTTTGGGTGGATTCTCCTATGACGAGCACGATATTTTCTATATGATTTTTTGCTTTTTTGACTTGGAGTTGTGCAGAGAGGGATTCAAACTTGGCATTGAGGGTTTTGTATTCCTCCATAAAGGTATAGGTGCTATGCAGGGCGCGGTAAATCTGTCTGGTGTAGTTATAGAGCATATCGTGCCAATCCTCATTGAGTGGCTTTGTGTGTGTAAGTGCCATACTAAGGAGGATTCCAATGCTTACAATAAGCCATATAAGAATGCCCTTTATCCTCCTACGCGTTTGTTGAATAGGCTTAATACACCGCCATAGCACAGCACACACAAGAGTGAAACACACATACAGCACACATAGCCCTACACTCACATAGTTATGGAGAAATTCCGCGCTCTCCTGCGGATTAGTTTCTAATGCGACAATGACAAGATAGGAATTGAGATTAGTATCAAATGTATAGAGTAAAAATACATCAATAATAAAGCACACAAGGCTTATGCTAAATATAATCCAAGCTATTGCTTTGCCAAGAGAGTGCGGAAGCAAAGAGAGAATCCAAAAGATGCAAAAATAGCTCACACAAAGTAATAACTCGCGATAAAAAAACGAGCTAAACCAGTATAAATCCCAATGTTTGGTATAGACATAATATTGCGAGCCAAGCAAAATAATGGTATTAAGTAGGATTAAAATAATGCAGATTCTTAAAAGTGTGAGATTATCTAAAAGCTTCATTAGAGTCTCCAAATAATGATTTTATTTCCATAGCACAAATAAGGCAAAGCGATTAAGATAGATTGTAGCCAAACAAACAAAAAGGCGAGTTAATTAATCAATATAAAAGAGCTTTTAGATATAAATGAGGCTATACTAATCGCTTTTTAAATTTAAGGCGGTGTTTTACCCGGATAAATCCTAAAAACTAAATCTGTTTTGTATATGTGAAAGATAAAGGCTGATGTTTTGCCAAGATAATAACACTCACATAATCTGCTGGAATATTATCACGTGTGTTCATTCCCATTAGCACATTTGCATTTTCATCAACTGATAAATGCACCATTTCCATTGCGTCATTAAGTGTATTCATCGGGCAATCAGGGTGCGTTTCAAAGTTTATTAACACACCTTTAGCCCCTTGCATAATACATTTACTAGATTCTATTGCCATACGCATTGCCTCAATGGCTGCGTTATCACCCGTGCCCTCACCAAAGCCAAAAAGTGTCGCACCTTGCCCGTCATCTAGCACAGCTTTTACATCACTCCCATCTACATTTACATCACCCTCATTTTGAGAGCTAAAAATATGTCCTAACCTCTCGTATATCTTAGCATTTTTCTCTCTTGCAACAGATTGTAAAAAATAACTAAAATTTTAGCATTCTGCCCTTAGCATATCCTTGTAAAGATATACATTTGATAATTGAGATCTACACAATTACTTTGATGAGTTTCTAAAGAGTGGCTTTATATGTTTGATTTTGCTTGTGATTGATGTGCGGCTTATTTTGCATTGGGTGATTGTAGGTAGATATAAGAAAGGTAGTGTGCTAAGAGATTTTATATCTTTTCGATAATGTGACTAAGCTCTAGTGTTTTTTGCTTGTAGCCAAGAAGCGTTTTTTCGAGGGTTTCAAGGGATTTAGGGGAGATGTATTCAAGAAGTTCGATAATATGATTATATTTATTATAAAGTGGATTACGCGCATAGATTTTGCGTAAGATCCTTAGAGAATCTGCGTTGCTAAAAAGCTCCTGCTCACTTACATTTAAGGCTTCAGCGATGAAGGGTATCATATCTGCTTTGAGTTCAATATTGCCATTAAGATAGGCATAAATGCTAGAAATCGTAGGTGTCTCACCTGTTTTACTCGCACGCACACCTAAATCAATGAGGCGATTAGCAAGCTCTTTTTTTCTAAGATTTTGCTCTTTAAGTAATTCATTAATTCTGTCTATGACTTTCATTGCACTCTTTATTGCAGGTTTGAAATATTTGAGATTCTAAATCGACGTATTTATGGAGTAAAAAGAGCGAGTATATACCAATGCCTATGATTTGCTTTTCCCTAATACACATACTTTGACACCTTACGTGTGGAATAAGATGCATAACAAGATGCTATTAGATAGGGTAGATTGCATATTAGCACAAGTAGATTCCATCACACTTGCTGAAGATGTGCTAAAAAGCTTTGTAGTGCTTGGCTTGTGTGAGAGGGCAGTGGGTATCCCACAAAGATTCTATGTATATTGTGCTAATGTGGCTTCAAGCACAGGCGAAAGATGGCGCATATTTACGTTGTATGTGTGCTTCGCTTAGAGTGTGGTTTCGCCCTGAAAGTCTTGTGAAGATACTGCTCTATATATGTAGTGTAGGGAGGATAAAGAGATAGATTCTAGGATTTATTTTTTTAGGCGTTTTTTAGAGGCTTGTAATGGTGTCTTTAGCACCAAAATATCATCTCCATATGATTCCATAAGCCAACCACTAAATGTATGGTATCCGTGTCTATTAAGGATAAGATCGGTGATATTAAGTTCTGTAAGAGCCTTAGGCTCATTGATTTTATTAGGAATGTTTTGTGTGATGTGTTCTAGGAGAAATTTTTCTTTTCTCTCTTTAAAGAGCACTGTAAGCATAGGAAGCCGCTTTGGATTATCCTTGTCAAAAAGATGAGTTTCTGGAGGAAGAGATAGCTCTTTTATATGTGGGTTAAATGGTGTATGGAGATAAAGCTGCACTAAGGTGTGGTTGGTGTTTTTAAACTTTGCATTGCTTGCGTTATTGAAATTGAGTTGTATTGAGGGTTTATTGCCAATAAGCCTTTTGGAATCATTTTTATATAAAATTGTGAATTGATCAATAGATGGTGTTATATCTGTATGATAGCCCCAATCTCTTGTATAAGCGATACTGATTAACGTAAAGAGTATAAAAGATAAAAGCCTTGGACACATTATTAATCCTTTTGCTCTATATTGCTGTATAAATTGTAGCAATTAAAACCTGAGAATATAATATTATGTATTGATATGAAGATATTAATTGCATTATATTTTTCTTTTTAGGCATAAAATGAGTTGGTAGAGATATGTTCAAATGCTTGAATTTTGCGCATTGTAAGGTATGCAGTAAGTGGTGATAGAGAGTAGGGAGTTATCTTCATAAAGGTGGCAAAATGTTTTTGGGATAATGCAAGATAATGTTAATCTTTAGAGTATTTATGCTTGATTACTGAAGTGCGGAGGTAAGCCTCATATTAATAAAGGCTTAAGGGAAGTTTTTTAGTTTAATTTTGTGTGCTTTTGGCTTTTTTGGCAAGCGTTTCTTCTGGTGTTGTAGGTTTAGCCCTGATTGTGGGTGTGCTAGGTTTTGACTTTTTGTCTTTTGTTGTACTTTCTTTGGCAGCTTTTTGTGCCTTTTTTTCTGCACGTTTGGCTTTTTTGCGCTCTTCAAGCTGTTTTTGAATCTCTTTTGTAGGATCAAGATGGGTGGATTGATATTGAGAATATGTCCATACAATGCTAGGATCAGGCAAAAGGCATACACTTGTTTGGTCTTTGCCCTCATAGTCAATTTTGCTTAGAAT encodes:
- a CDS encoding helix-turn-helix domain-containing protein yields the protein MKVIDRINELLKEQNLRKKELANRLIDLGVRASKTGETPTISSIYAYLNGNIELKADMIPFIAEALNVSEQELFSNADSLRILRKIYARNPLYNKYNHIIELLEYISPKSLETLEKTLLGYKQKTLELSHIIEKI
- a CDS encoding phosphoethanolamine transferase, encoding MKLLDNLTLLRICIILILLNTIILLGSQYYVYTKHWDLYWFSSFFYRELLLCVSYFCIFWILSLLPHSLGKAIAWIIFSISLVCFIIDVFLLYTFDTNLNSYLVIVALETNPQESAEFLHNYVSVGLCVLYVCFTLVCAVLWRCIKPIQQTRRRIKGILIWLIVSIGILLSMALTHTKPLNEDWHDMLYNYTRQIYRALHSTYTFMEEYKTLNAKFESLSAQLQVKKAKNHIENIVLVIGESTQRNKLSLYGYPLPTTPLLNTLKTNNPKNLLIFNDVISPHAQTHESLSLSLTLANQDSQGIPTTNTKAKQTIKPWYESLNIIDAFKLGGYHTFSISNQEPVSLFGNAAASILKRANEVEFVNINDKMSTTKFDESILELLDESLKQPAYADSKQHFYALHLMGNHAKYYNRYPLEFAHFTQQDMLCTQHNSGDSISGGSIEENMHYDNATLYGDFILSEIIKRFATSDSLVLYFSDHGEEVYDFRNFIGHSDSKISRFMVEIPFIIYVSDTFIQKHPALYKKLQKAQNQRYMSDDLIHTLLDIAGITLKGYEPQRSIISSNKTFLNKRARKVGAKDNVKDYDKDLKSQQSYIEQGLCRQ